The following coding sequences lie in one Arachis ipaensis cultivar K30076 chromosome B03, Araip1.1, whole genome shotgun sequence genomic window:
- the LOC107629396 gene encoding uncharacterized protein LOC107629396 (The sequence of the model RefSeq protein was modified relative to this genomic sequence to represent the inferred CDS: added 103 bases not found in genome assembly) has product MAPASQKATPLSLSLSPPPCCPPSAAASSAAAPEWTAPPPQDDRRRNSNNTTTTNKVSLIRSMDSLPESTSTNAPTAKGITAMPRAQSSHPLDPLSAAEISVAVATVRAAGATPEVRDSMRFIEAVLREPDKHIVALADAYFFPPFQPSLLPRTKGGPVIPTKLPPRCARLVVYNRKSNETSIWIVELSQVHAVTRGGHHRGKVISSHVIPDVQPPMDAVEYAECEAVVKDYPPFIEAMKKRGIEDMELVMVDPWCTGYHSEVDAPSRRLAKPLIFCRSESDCPMENGYARPVEGIHVLVDLRNMVVIEFEDRKLVPLPPVDPLRNYTPGETRGGSDRSDVKPLQISQPEGPSFRVNGQYVEWQKWNFRVGFTPKEGLVIYSVAYVDGSRGRRPVAHRLSFVEMVVPYGDPNDPHYRKNAFDAGEDGLGKNAHSLKKGCDCLGYIKYFDAHFTNFTGGVETIENCICLHEEDHGILWKHQDWRTGLAEVRRSRRLSVSFICTVANYEYAFFWHFYQDGKIEAEVKLTGILSLGALMPGELRKYGTMIAPGLYAPVHQHFFVARMDMAVDSKPGEALNQVVEVNMKVEEVGDHNVHNNAFFAEETLLKSELEAMRDCEPLTARHWIVRNTRTGNRTGQLTGFKLVPGTNCLPLGGPEAMFLRRAAFLKHNLWVTTYSRDEMFPGGEFPNQNPRIGEGLATWVQQNRPLEEADIVLWYVFGVTHVPRLEDWPVMPVERIGFMLMPHGFFNCSPAVDVPPSPCELDSKDNDIKDSSGATKPIQSGLASKL; this is encoded by the exons ATGGCCCCAGCTTCGCAAAAGGCGACGCCACTATCACTCTCACTCTCACCACCGCCATGCTGTCCTCCCTCCGCCGCCGCCTCCTCCGCCGCCGC CCGCCGCAACAGCAACAACACCACCACCACTAACAAGGTCTCGTTGATTCGCTCAATGGATTCTCTCCCTGAATCAACTTCCACCAATGCCCCTACTGCCAAAG GAATCACGGCAATGCCAAGGGCACAGTCAAGCCACCCTTTGGACCCTTTATCTGCTGCCGAAATCTCTGTGGCTGTGGCAACTGTGAGGGCTGCTGGAGCCACTCCCGAG GTTAGGGACAGTATGCGCTTCATTGAAGCAGTTTTGAGGGAACCGGATAAACACATTGTTGCACTGGCAGATGCTTATTTCTTTCCACCTTTCCAGCCATCATTACTTCCTAGAACCAAAGGAGGCCCTGTGATTCCTACCAAACTCCCTCCAAGATGTGCTAGACTTGTTGTTTACAATAGGAAATCAAATGAAACGAGTATATGGATCGTTGAATTATCACAAGTACATGCTGTAACTCGAGGTGGTCATCATCGAGGAAAAGTCATTTCTTCACATGTTATTCCTGATGTTCAGCCTCCAATG GATGCTGTGGAATATGCAGAATGTGAGGCTGTTGTTAAAGATTATCCTCCATTTATAGAAGCTATGAAGAAAAGGGGTATTGAAGACATGGAGCTTGTAATGGTTGATCCCTG GTGCACTGGTTATCACAGTGAAGTTGATGCTCCAAGCAGAAGACTTGCCAAACCACTTATATTTTGTCGATCCGAGAGTGACTGCCCTATGGAAAATGGCTATGCTCGCCCAGTTGAGGGAATTCATGTTCTAGTTGATCTGCGAAATATGGTGGTGATAGAGTTTGAAGACCGCAAACTTGTTCCTCTGCCACCTGTTGATCCCTTGAGGAACTATACTCCTGGTGAAACACGAGGTGGCTCTGATAGAAGTGATGTCAAGCCCTTGCAAATTAGTCAACCTGAAGGTCCAAGCTTTCGTGTCAATGGACAATATGTAGAGTGGCAGAAG TGGAATTTCCGTGTTGGATTCACACCCAAAGAGGGTTTGGTTATATATTCTGTTGCATATGTTGATGGTAGTCGAGGGCGAAGGCCTGTAGCACATAGGCTGAGCTTTGTAGAGATGGTTGTACCCTATGGAGATCCGAACGATCCACACTACAGAAAAAATGCTTTTGATGCTGGGGAAGATGGCTTGGGGAAAAATGCACATTCTCTCAAGAAG GGTTGTGATTGTTTGGGCTACATCAAATATTTTGATGCTCACTTCACAAATTTCACTGGTGGAGTGGAGACAATTGAAAATTGTATATGTTTGCATGAAGAGGATCATGGAATTCTTTGGAAGCATCAAGACTGGAGAACTGGCTTAGCAGAAGTTCGAAGGTCTAGAAGGCTTTCAGTATCGTTTATATGCACGGTGGCTAACTATGAGTATGCATTTTTTTGGCATTTTTATCAG GATGGAAAGATTGAAGCCGAAGTTAAGCTTACTGGAATTCTCAGCTTAGGAGCATTGATGCCTGGAGAGCTTCGAAAATATGGAACCATGATTGCTCCAGGTCTATATGCTCCGGTTCATCAACACTTCTTTGTTGCTCGCATGGACATGGCTGTTGATTCTAAACCTGGTGAAGCTTTGAATCAA GTAGTGGAGGTCAACATGAAAGTTGAGGAAGTTGGTGACCATAATGTTCATAATAATGCATTTTTTGCTGAAGAAACGTTGCTCAAATCTGAGCTGGAAGCGATGCGTGATTGTGAGCCTTTGACTGCTCGACATTGGATT GTAAGGAACACAAGAACAGGCAATAGAACTGGACAGTTGACAGGATTCAAGCTAGTACCCGGCACAAACTGCTTACCATTAGGAGGTCCTGAGGCCATGTTTTTAAGAAGAGCTGCCTTCTTGAAGCATAATCTTTGGGTAACAACATACTCACGCGACGAAATGTTTCCTGGAGGAGAATTTCCGAACCAAAATCCGCGCA GTATGTATTTGGAGTCACACATGTTCCTCGTTTAGAAGATTGGCCTGTTATGCCAGTGGAGCGCATTGGTTTTATGCTCATG CCTCATGGATTCTTCAATTGTTCACCAGCAGTGGATGTGCCTCCAAGTCCCTGTGAATTGGATTCTAAAGATAATGACATCAAGGATAGTAGTGGTGCTACCAAGCCAATTCAGAGTGGCTTAGCTTCAAAGTTGTGA